In the Pithys albifrons albifrons isolate INPA30051 chromosome 3, PitAlb_v1, whole genome shotgun sequence genome, one interval contains:
- the MTPN gene encoding myotrophin, producing the protein MSDKEFMWALKNGDLDEVKDYVAKGEDVNRTLEGGRKPLHYAADCGQLEILEFLLLKGADINAPDKHNITPLLSAVYEGHVSCVKLLLSKGADKTVKGPDGLTAFEATDNQAIKTLLQ; encoded by the exons ATGTCCGACAAGGAGTTCATGTGGGCCCTCAAGAATGGAGACTTGGATGAGGTGAAGGACTACGTGGCCAAG GGTGAAGATGTCAACCGGACACTTGAAGGTGGGAGGAAGCCTCTTCACTATGCAGCAGACTGTGGACAGCTTGAGATTCTGGAATTTCTGCTATTGAAAGGAGCTGACATTAAT GCTCCAGACAAACACAATATCACACCACTCCTATCAGCAGTCTATGAGGGCCATGTTTCCTGTGTGAAATTGCTTCTGTCAAAG GGTGCTGATAAGACTGTGAAAGGCCCAGATGGACTAACTGCCTTTGAAGCCACTGACAACCAGGCAATCAAGACTCTTCTTCAGTGA